AAACGTCTGCTGGTTGCCCCGGAGTTCCTTATGAACTCAATTCTGGACCTAATTGACCTTGAGGCACAGGCCGCCCTCAGTGGCAAAACGGCGCGTATCATCCTGAAGATGAATCAGCTTGAAGAAGATCAGGTCATTCAGCATCTTTACCGTGCGTCGCAATGTGGGGTTAAGATCGATTTGATCGTTCGAGGGCTGTGTTGTCTGAGGCCTGGTATACCAGGTTTGAGTGAAAACATACGCGTCATTGGGATTACAGGGAGATACCTGGAACACTCCAGAGTCTTCTACTTCCAGAGTGCCCCCATCGACAAGCGCATGTTCATTGGAAGCGCTGACATGATGCGCCGGAACCTATACAATCGTGTCGAGATCGTCACTCCGGTCACCGACGCGCGGTTGCAACAGAAACTGCTTTCCATGCTTGAAACGGATCTGTGCAATACGAACGGCGCATGGAGACTGACACCCGACGGCGAATACGTCCGCGTCTTGCCTCGGGATGGCGAGTCGCCGGTCGATAGCCAGACCTTATTCATGCATGATAGCTTTGGACAGATCAAGTCGGAATAGTGCGGCGGAGAAAATGCCGAAGAAACGCCCATCCAAAACAACCAGTGTTGCGTCGGCTTCCGAGTCCGTGGAGAATTTCCTGAAGGCTGTTTACGCCCTCCAGGAGACGACAGAACGGGTTTCGACAAATGCGCTGGCCGATCACCTGCGCGTCAAGGCACCCTCCGTCACAGATATGGCTCGGCGTATGGAGGGCGCGGGACTGATCCACTACAGGAAGTACCATGGCGTTCGGCTGACCGAGCAGGGCGAACGGATGGCGCTGACCGTGATCCGCCGACACCGACTCATTGAGCTCTATCTTGTGCAGGAACTAGGATACGAGCTGCACGAGGTCCACGCCGAAGCGGAGCGATTGGA
Above is a window of Candidatus Flexicrinis proximus DNA encoding:
- a CDS encoding metal-dependent transcriptional regulator, translating into MPKKRPSKTTSVASASESVENFLKAVYALQETTERVSTNALADHLRVKAPSVTDMARRMEGAGLIHYRKYHGVRLTEQGERMALTVIRRHRLIELYLVQELGYELHEVHAEAERLEHAVSDRFISALDRKLGTPDIDPHGDPIPSPDGYVAQPSSIPLTELTLNREARISRLLTSSPEMLQHMVDREFRLGDMVSVVARDPFHGPLTIWLNSRQEIIGYTVAACIHVDAAG